A genomic segment from Castor canadensis chromosome 1, mCasCan1.hap1v2, whole genome shotgun sequence encodes:
- the Tigd3 gene encoding tigger transposable element-derived protein 3 translates to MELSSKKKLHALSLAEKIQVLELLDESKMSQSEVARRFQVSQPQISRICKNKEKLLADWCSGTANRERKRKRESKYSGIDEALLCWYHIAQAKAWEVTGPMLLHKAKELADIMGQDFVPSIGWLVRWKRRNNVGFGTHHVLAPSFSSEPPPPGLTSQAQPPLSLKDFSPEDIFGCAEVPLLYRAVPGRAFACDRVKVLLCANSRGTEKRRVLVGGLQAAPRCFFGVCSEVLPASYHPDPDIPWSEWLAQFDQDMGQQGRQVALLLAARVVEELTGLPRLHHVRLLPLSAASTTPSLPSSVVWAFKAHYRHRLLGKLAAVQSRREDTLLADARTRITVLDALHMAAASWAKVPPQLIWSSFIQEGLAPGKMPLALDKASEMPPIPRGLSQEEFSCFVDLEGEEPGPGVCKEETGTEDEEEHREDDFEALPTKAEALQALGTLRRWFECNGTSPELFEKFYDCEAEVERLCCL, encoded by the coding sequence ATGGAACTGAGCAGCAAGAAGAAGCTTCATGCTCTGTCATTAGCCGAGAAGATCCAGGTGCTGGAACTCCTGGATGAGTCCAAGATGTCCCAGTCAGAGGTGGCCCGGCGCTTCCAGGTCTCCCAGCCCCAGATCTCACGCATCTGCAAGAATAAGGAGAAGCTTCTGGCAGACTGGTGCAGTGGCACAGCCAACCGGGAGCGCAAGCGCAAACGGGAGTCCAAGTACAGCGGCATCGATGAGGCTCTGCTCTGCTGGTACCACATCGCCCAGGCCAAGGCCTGGGAGGTGACAGGGCCCATGCTGCTTCACAAAGCCAAGGAGCTGGCTGATATCATGGGCCAGGATTTTGTGCCTAGCATCGGCTGGCTGGTCCGTTGGAAACGCCGAAACAACGTAGGCTTTGGGACTCACCATGTCCTCGCCCCTTCATTCTCCTCTGAACCACCTCCTCCAGGACTCACATCTCAGGCCCAGCCACCTCTTTCCCTTAAAGACTTCTCCCCAGAGGACATCTTTGGCTGTGCCGAAGTGCCCCTGCTGTATCGGGCAGTGCCTGGCAGAGCTTTTGCATGTGATCGGGTGAAGGTACTGCTGTGTGCCAACAGCAGGGGTACAGAGAAGCGGCGGGTATTAGTGGGCGGGCTCCAGGCTGCCCCAAGATGCTTCTTTGGGGTCTGCAGTGAGGTGCTGCCTGCTTCCTACCATCCAGACCCAGACATTCCCTGGTCAGAATGGTTGGCACAGTTCGACCAGGACATGGGGCAGCAGGGCCGACAGGTAGCCTTGCTGCTGGCTGCCCGAGTGGTGGAGGAGTTGACAGGCCTGCCCAGGCTCCACCATGTGAGGCTCTTGCCTCTGTCTGCTGCCAGCACCACACCTTCCCTGCCCAGCTCTGTGGTCTGGGCCTTTAAGGCCCATTACCGGCACCGTCTGCTGGGCAAGCTGGCCGCTGTCCAGAGCAGGAGGGAGGACACCCTGCTGGCAGATGCCAGGACCCGCATCACAGTGCTGGACGCTCTGCACATGGCAGCTGCATCCTGGGCTAAGGTGCCTCCTCAGCTCATTTGGAGCAGTTTCATTCAGGAAGGGTTGGCTCCTGGCAAAATGCCCCTGGCCCTGGACAAAGCCTCTGAGATGCCACCAATCCCCAGAGGGCTGAGTCAGGAGGAGTTTTCCTGCTTTGTAGACCTAGAGGGTGAGGAGCCAGGGCCTGGAGTGTGCAAAGAGGAGACAGGCACTGAAGATGAGGAAGAGCATAGAGAGGATGACTTTGAGGCCCTGCCTACCAAAGCAGAAGCCTTGCAGGCCCTGGGCACCTTGAGGAGGTGGTTTGAGTGCAATGGCACCTCACCAGAGCTCTTTGAGAAATTCTACGACTGTGAGGCAGAGGTGGAGCGGCTCTGCTGCCTGTGA
- the Slc25a45 gene encoding solute carrier family 25 member 45 isoform X6, with protein sequence MSFPLVSIAVVNSVLFGVYSNVLLALTAMSHQERRTQLPSYTHVFIAGCTGGVIQTFFLAPFDLIKVRLQNQTEPRVQPGGPQPRYRGPVHCAATIFREEGPRGLFRGAWALMLRDTPTLGLYFVTYEGFCHQNTPHGQNPSSATVLVAGGFAGIASWVAATPLDVIKSRMQMDGLRRREYQGVLDCVVSSFRQEGLRVFFRGLTINSARGFPVNAVTFLSYEYLLHSWG encoded by the exons ATGAGCTTCCCTCTGGTCAGCATAGCCGTGGTCAACTCCGTCCTTTTTGGGGTCTACAGCAACGTCCTGTTGGCTCTCACGGCCATGTCCCACCAGGAGCGGCGTACCCAGCTGCCCAGTTACACGCACGTCTTCATAGCAGGCTGCACTGGGGGTGTCATACAG ACCTTCTTCCTGGCCCCTTTTGATCTCATCAAAGTCCGTCTACAAAATCAGACAGAACCGAGGGTGCAGCCTGGTGGTCCCCAACCCCGGTACCGGGGGCCTGTGCACTGTGCAGCCACCATCTTCCGGGAGGAGGGGCCCCGGGGATTGTTCCGTGGAGCCTGGGCCCTGATGCTGAGGGACACTCCCACTTTGGGACTCTACTTCGTCACCTATGAAGGGTTCTGTCACCAGAACACGCCGCATGGCCAGAACCCCA GCTCAGCCACAGTGCTGGTGGCAGGCGGCTTTGCAGGCATCGCCTCCTGGGTTGCAGCCACGCCTTTGGATGTGATCAAGTCCCGGATGCAGATGGATGGGCTGAGGCGGAGGGAGTACCAGGGAGTGTTGGACTGTGTGGTGAGCAGCTTCCGGCAGGAGGGACTGAGGGTCTTCTTCCGGGGCTTGACCATCAACAGTGCCCGTGGCTTTCCTGTCAACGCTGTCACCTTCCTCAGCTACGAATATCTCCTGCATTCATGGGGATGA
- the Slc25a45 gene encoding solute carrier family 25 member 45 isoform X5 gives MDCIVKTYRHESLLGFFKGMSFPLVSIAVVNSVLFGVYSNVLLALTAMSHQERRTQLPSYTHVFIAGCTGGVIQTFFLAPFDLIKVRLQNQTEPRVQPGGPQPRYRGPVHCAATIFREEGPRGLFRGAWALMLRDTPTLGLYFVTYEGFCHQNTPHGQNPSSATVLVAGGFAGIASWVAATPLDVIKSRMQMDGLRRREYQGVLDCVVSSFRQEGLRVFFRGLTINSARGFPVNAVTFLSYEYLLHSWG, from the exons ATGGACTGCATAGTGAAGACGTACCGCCATGAGTCG CTCCTGGGCTTCTTCAAGGGAATGAGCTTCCCTCTGGTCAGCATAGCCGTGGTCAACTCCGTCCTTTTTGGGGTCTACAGCAACGTCCTGTTGGCTCTCACGGCCATGTCCCACCAGGAGCGGCGTACCCAGCTGCCCAGTTACACGCACGTCTTCATAGCAGGCTGCACTGGGGGTGTCATACAG ACCTTCTTCCTGGCCCCTTTTGATCTCATCAAAGTCCGTCTACAAAATCAGACAGAACCGAGGGTGCAGCCTGGTGGTCCCCAACCCCGGTACCGGGGGCCTGTGCACTGTGCAGCCACCATCTTCCGGGAGGAGGGGCCCCGGGGATTGTTCCGTGGAGCCTGGGCCCTGATGCTGAGGGACACTCCCACTTTGGGACTCTACTTCGTCACCTATGAAGGGTTCTGTCACCAGAACACGCCGCATGGCCAGAACCCCA GCTCAGCCACAGTGCTGGTGGCAGGCGGCTTTGCAGGCATCGCCTCCTGGGTTGCAGCCACGCCTTTGGATGTGATCAAGTCCCGGATGCAGATGGATGGGCTGAGGCGGAGGGAGTACCAGGGAGTGTTGGACTGTGTGGTGAGCAGCTTCCGGCAGGAGGGACTGAGGGTCTTCTTCCGGGGCTTGACCATCAACAGTGCCCGTGGCTTTCCTGTCAACGCTGTCACCTTCCTCAGCTACGAATATCTCCTGCATTCATGGGGATGA
- the Slc25a45 gene encoding solute carrier family 25 member 45 isoform X3: MPVEEFVAGWISGALGLVLGHPFDTVKLLGFFKGMSFPLVSIAVVNSVLFGVYSNVLLALTAMSHQERRTQLPSYTHVFIAGCTGGVIQTFFLAPFDLIKVRLQNQTEPRVQPGGPQPRYRGPVHCAATIFREEGPRGLFRGAWALMLRDTPTLGLYFVTYEGFCHQNTPHGQNPSSATVLVAGGFAGIASWVAATPLDVIKSRMQMDGLRRREYQGVLDCVVSSFRQEGLRVFFRGLTINSARGFPVNAVTFLSYEYLLHSWG, from the exons ATGCCAGTGGAGGAGTTTGTGGCTGGTTGGATCTCTG GAGCTCTGGGCCTGGTCCTGGGACACCCCTTTGACACTGTAAAG CTCCTGGGCTTCTTCAAGGGAATGAGCTTCCCTCTGGTCAGCATAGCCGTGGTCAACTCCGTCCTTTTTGGGGTCTACAGCAACGTCCTGTTGGCTCTCACGGCCATGTCCCACCAGGAGCGGCGTACCCAGCTGCCCAGTTACACGCACGTCTTCATAGCAGGCTGCACTGGGGGTGTCATACAG ACCTTCTTCCTGGCCCCTTTTGATCTCATCAAAGTCCGTCTACAAAATCAGACAGAACCGAGGGTGCAGCCTGGTGGTCCCCAACCCCGGTACCGGGGGCCTGTGCACTGTGCAGCCACCATCTTCCGGGAGGAGGGGCCCCGGGGATTGTTCCGTGGAGCCTGGGCCCTGATGCTGAGGGACACTCCCACTTTGGGACTCTACTTCGTCACCTATGAAGGGTTCTGTCACCAGAACACGCCGCATGGCCAGAACCCCA GCTCAGCCACAGTGCTGGTGGCAGGCGGCTTTGCAGGCATCGCCTCCTGGGTTGCAGCCACGCCTTTGGATGTGATCAAGTCCCGGATGCAGATGGATGGGCTGAGGCGGAGGGAGTACCAGGGAGTGTTGGACTGTGTGGTGAGCAGCTTCCGGCAGGAGGGACTGAGGGTCTTCTTCCGGGGCTTGACCATCAACAGTGCCCGTGGCTTTCCTGTCAACGCTGTCACCTTCCTCAGCTACGAATATCTCCTGCATTCATGGGGATGA
- the Slc25a45 gene encoding solute carrier family 25 member 45 isoform X1 yields MPVEEFVAGWISGALGLVLGHPFDTVKVRLQTQSTYRGIMDCIVKTYRHESLLGFFKGMSFPLVSIAVVNSVLFGVYSNVLLALTAMSHQERRTQLPSYTHVFIAGCTGGVIQTFFLAPFDLIKVRLQNQTEPRVQPGGPQPRYRGPVHCAATIFREEGPRGLFRGAWALMLRDTPTLGLYFVTYEGFCHQNTPHGQNPSSATVLVAGGFAGIASWVAATPLDVIKSRMQMDGLRRREYQGVLDCVVSSFRQEGLRVFFRGLTINSARGFPVNAVTFLSYEYLLHSWG; encoded by the exons ATGCCAGTGGAGGAGTTTGTGGCTGGTTGGATCTCTG GAGCTCTGGGCCTGGTCCTGGGACACCCCTTTGACACTGTAAAG GTACGGCTGCAGACCCAGAGCACGTACCGGGGCATTATGGACTGCATAGTGAAGACGTACCGCCATGAGTCG CTCCTGGGCTTCTTCAAGGGAATGAGCTTCCCTCTGGTCAGCATAGCCGTGGTCAACTCCGTCCTTTTTGGGGTCTACAGCAACGTCCTGTTGGCTCTCACGGCCATGTCCCACCAGGAGCGGCGTACCCAGCTGCCCAGTTACACGCACGTCTTCATAGCAGGCTGCACTGGGGGTGTCATACAG ACCTTCTTCCTGGCCCCTTTTGATCTCATCAAAGTCCGTCTACAAAATCAGACAGAACCGAGGGTGCAGCCTGGTGGTCCCCAACCCCGGTACCGGGGGCCTGTGCACTGTGCAGCCACCATCTTCCGGGAGGAGGGGCCCCGGGGATTGTTCCGTGGAGCCTGGGCCCTGATGCTGAGGGACACTCCCACTTTGGGACTCTACTTCGTCACCTATGAAGGGTTCTGTCACCAGAACACGCCGCATGGCCAGAACCCCA GCTCAGCCACAGTGCTGGTGGCAGGCGGCTTTGCAGGCATCGCCTCCTGGGTTGCAGCCACGCCTTTGGATGTGATCAAGTCCCGGATGCAGATGGATGGGCTGAGGCGGAGGGAGTACCAGGGAGTGTTGGACTGTGTGGTGAGCAGCTTCCGGCAGGAGGGACTGAGGGTCTTCTTCCGGGGCTTGACCATCAACAGTGCCCGTGGCTTTCCTGTCAACGCTGTCACCTTCCTCAGCTACGAATATCTCCTGCATTCATGGGGATGA
- the Slc25a45 gene encoding solute carrier family 25 member 45 isoform X2 — MKEGRNTAGALGLVLGHPFDTVKVRLQTQSTYRGIMDCIVKTYRHESLLGFFKGMSFPLVSIAVVNSVLFGVYSNVLLALTAMSHQERRTQLPSYTHVFIAGCTGGVIQTFFLAPFDLIKVRLQNQTEPRVQPGGPQPRYRGPVHCAATIFREEGPRGLFRGAWALMLRDTPTLGLYFVTYEGFCHQNTPHGQNPSSATVLVAGGFAGIASWVAATPLDVIKSRMQMDGLRRREYQGVLDCVVSSFRQEGLRVFFRGLTINSARGFPVNAVTFLSYEYLLHSWG, encoded by the exons atgaaggaaggcaggaataCAGCTG GAGCTCTGGGCCTGGTCCTGGGACACCCCTTTGACACTGTAAAG GTACGGCTGCAGACCCAGAGCACGTACCGGGGCATTATGGACTGCATAGTGAAGACGTACCGCCATGAGTCG CTCCTGGGCTTCTTCAAGGGAATGAGCTTCCCTCTGGTCAGCATAGCCGTGGTCAACTCCGTCCTTTTTGGGGTCTACAGCAACGTCCTGTTGGCTCTCACGGCCATGTCCCACCAGGAGCGGCGTACCCAGCTGCCCAGTTACACGCACGTCTTCATAGCAGGCTGCACTGGGGGTGTCATACAG ACCTTCTTCCTGGCCCCTTTTGATCTCATCAAAGTCCGTCTACAAAATCAGACAGAACCGAGGGTGCAGCCTGGTGGTCCCCAACCCCGGTACCGGGGGCCTGTGCACTGTGCAGCCACCATCTTCCGGGAGGAGGGGCCCCGGGGATTGTTCCGTGGAGCCTGGGCCCTGATGCTGAGGGACACTCCCACTTTGGGACTCTACTTCGTCACCTATGAAGGGTTCTGTCACCAGAACACGCCGCATGGCCAGAACCCCA GCTCAGCCACAGTGCTGGTGGCAGGCGGCTTTGCAGGCATCGCCTCCTGGGTTGCAGCCACGCCTTTGGATGTGATCAAGTCCCGGATGCAGATGGATGGGCTGAGGCGGAGGGAGTACCAGGGAGTGTTGGACTGTGTGGTGAGCAGCTTCCGGCAGGAGGGACTGAGGGTCTTCTTCCGGGGCTTGACCATCAACAGTGCCCGTGGCTTTCCTGTCAACGCTGTCACCTTCCTCAGCTACGAATATCTCCTGCATTCATGGGGATGA
- the Slc25a45 gene encoding solute carrier family 25 member 45 isoform X4, protein MKEGRNTAGALGLVLGHPFDTVKLLGFFKGMSFPLVSIAVVNSVLFGVYSNVLLALTAMSHQERRTQLPSYTHVFIAGCTGGVIQTFFLAPFDLIKVRLQNQTEPRVQPGGPQPRYRGPVHCAATIFREEGPRGLFRGAWALMLRDTPTLGLYFVTYEGFCHQNTPHGQNPSSATVLVAGGFAGIASWVAATPLDVIKSRMQMDGLRRREYQGVLDCVVSSFRQEGLRVFFRGLTINSARGFPVNAVTFLSYEYLLHSWG, encoded by the exons atgaaggaaggcaggaataCAGCTG GAGCTCTGGGCCTGGTCCTGGGACACCCCTTTGACACTGTAAAG CTCCTGGGCTTCTTCAAGGGAATGAGCTTCCCTCTGGTCAGCATAGCCGTGGTCAACTCCGTCCTTTTTGGGGTCTACAGCAACGTCCTGTTGGCTCTCACGGCCATGTCCCACCAGGAGCGGCGTACCCAGCTGCCCAGTTACACGCACGTCTTCATAGCAGGCTGCACTGGGGGTGTCATACAG ACCTTCTTCCTGGCCCCTTTTGATCTCATCAAAGTCCGTCTACAAAATCAGACAGAACCGAGGGTGCAGCCTGGTGGTCCCCAACCCCGGTACCGGGGGCCTGTGCACTGTGCAGCCACCATCTTCCGGGAGGAGGGGCCCCGGGGATTGTTCCGTGGAGCCTGGGCCCTGATGCTGAGGGACACTCCCACTTTGGGACTCTACTTCGTCACCTATGAAGGGTTCTGTCACCAGAACACGCCGCATGGCCAGAACCCCA GCTCAGCCACAGTGCTGGTGGCAGGCGGCTTTGCAGGCATCGCCTCCTGGGTTGCAGCCACGCCTTTGGATGTGATCAAGTCCCGGATGCAGATGGATGGGCTGAGGCGGAGGGAGTACCAGGGAGTGTTGGACTGTGTGGTGAGCAGCTTCCGGCAGGAGGGACTGAGGGTCTTCTTCCGGGGCTTGACCATCAACAGTGCCCGTGGCTTTCCTGTCAACGCTGTCACCTTCCTCAGCTACGAATATCTCCTGCATTCATGGGGATGA
- the Frmd8 gene encoding FERM domain-containing protein 8, giving the protein MDGTEGNAGQSSTAERSHRSSVSSVGARAADVLVYLADDTVVPLAVENLPTLSAHELHRSICEVLQLPDIALEAFALWLVSPLLEVQLKPKHQPYKLGRQWPELLLRFTDAPDDDVAMDEPSLQFRRNVFFPRRQELQIHEEEVLRLLYEEAKANVLAARYPCDVEDCEVLGALVCRVQLGPYQPGQPAACTLREKLNSFLPAHLCKRSHGLFAALRGRGAKAGTGEQGLLNAYRQVKETIGNSSEHEATLGSHYRAYLLKCHELPFYGCAFFHGEIDKPAQGFLHRGGRKPVTVAISLEGVHVIDSREKHVLLGLRFQELSWDHTSPEEEEPVLWLEFDGDSEGVPVNKLLRVYSKQAELMSGLIEYCIELSQAAEPAAPQDRAPGAHSAHDSSLPPTQRPKLRRQCSVVCSRIQHLSTIDYVEDGKGIKRVKPKRSTSFFSRQLSMGQGSYTVVQPTDSLEQG; this is encoded by the exons ATGGACGGGACAGAAGGTAATGCCGGGCAGTCCAGCACTGCTGAGCGGTCCCACCGAAGCAGCGTGTCCTCCGTGGGAGCCCGAG CAGCTGATGTGCTAGTATACCTAGCTGATGACACAGTAGTGCCCCTGGCTGTGGAGAACCTGCCCACGCTCAGTGCCCATGAGCTGCACCGCTCAATCTGTGAGGTCCTGCAGCTCCCAGACATCGCCCTGGAGGCCTTCGCACTCTGGCTGGTCTCCCCTCTGCTGG AGGTGCAGCTGAAGCCCAAGCACCAGCCCTACAAgctgggccgccagtggccagagCTGCTGCTACGCTTCACTGACGCCCCGGATGACGACGTGGCCATGG ATGAGCCTTCCCTACAGTTCCGAAGGAACGTGTTCTTCCCAAGGCGGCAGGAGCTCCAG ATCCACGAGGAAGAGGTCCTTCGGCTGCTCTATGAGGAGGCTAAGGCCAATGTGCTGGCCGCTCGGTACCCATGTGACGTGGAGGACTGCGAGGTGCTGGGTGCTCTGGTGTGCCGTGTGCAGCTTGGGCCCTACCAGCCTGGCCAGCCTGCGGCCTGTACCCTGAG GGAGAAGTTAAACTCCTTCCTCCCAGCCCACCTCTGCAAGCGGAGCCATGGCCTTTTTGCTGCCCTCCGGGGCCGCGGAGCCAAAGCTGGGACGGGTGAGCAGGGCCTGCTAAACGCGTACCGCCAGGTGAAGGAAACAATTGGTAACAGCAGCGAGCATGAGGCCACGCTGGGCTCCCATTACCGTGCCTACCTCCTCAAGTGCCACGAGTTGCCCTTCTATGG GTGTGCCTTCTTCCACGGCGAGATTGACAAGCCAGCCCAGGGCTTTTTGCACCGGGGTGGGCGCAAGCCGGTGACCGTGGCCATCAGTCTGGAGGGTGTGCATGTTATTGACAGCAGGGAGAAG CATGTCCTGCTGGGCTTGCGCTTCCAGGAGCTGTCATGGGACCACACCTCCCCCGAGGAAGAGGAGCCTGTCCTGTGGCTGGAGTTCGATGGGGACAGCGAGGGCGTGCCTGTCAACAAGCTGCTCAGGGTCTACTCCAAGCAG GCTGAGCTGATGAGCGGCCTCATCGAGTACTGCATTGAGCTGAGCCAGGCTGCAGAGCCCGCCGCCCCCCAGGACAGAGCCCCTGGCGCCCATTCAGCCCATGACTCCTCACTGCCTCCCACCCAGCGCCCCAAGCTGCGGAGGCAGTGCAGCGTGGTGTGCAGCCGGATCCAGCATCTCTCCACCATCGACTATGTGGAAGACG GCAAGGGGATCAAGCGAGTGAAGCCAAAGCGCAGCACATCCTTCTTCAGCCGGCAGCTCTCCATGGGCCAGGGTAGCTACACCGTGGTGCAGCCCACCGACAGCCTGGAGCAGGGCTGA